A window of the Choristoneura fumiferana chromosome 30, NRCan_CFum_1, whole genome shotgun sequence genome harbors these coding sequences:
- the LOC141444871 gene encoding prion-like-(Q/N-rich) domain-bearing protein 25, whose amino-acid sequence MRDCTKVARRITDFCFSDEQCHSFGAASFCGAPGDWGLRTCECDLEQAVWDAQRSMCRLFAGIGEACQVDSDCMAGELEIQCQLDGEGEGFCACPDGLEAVDGLCLTSGLEVGEECQITQECTGTANTECLGGLCTCGNGYQQVDDYCAPSLGGTCTANTDCIINNTVCASGATGLTCQCQESYVEYDAECWENSKGYNANCTIDAQCVAALGSSGACLNGVCLCGVNFHYRDGACWPMTGTFTSTVKQRGELRADDCQLT is encoded by the exons ATGAGGGACTGCACGAAag TGGCCCGCCGCATCACCGACTTCTGCTTCTCGGACGAGCAGTGCCACTCGTTCGGGGCGGCGTCCTTCTGCGGCGCCCCCGGCGACTGGGGGCTGCGGACCTGCGAGTGTGACCTCGAGCAGGCGGTGTGGGACGCCCAGAGGAGCATGTGTCGGCTGTTCGCTG GTATCGGAGAAGCCTGCCAGGTGGATAGTGACTGCATGGCCGGGGAGCTGGAGATCCAGTGCCAGCTGGATGGGGAAGGTGAAGGCTTCTGCGCATGCCCCGACGGCCTGGAGGCCGTCGATGGACTCTGCCTCACCAGTGGACTTG AGGTCGGAGAGGAGTGTCAGATAACCCAAGAATGTACCGGCACCGCCAACACCGAGTGCTTGGGAGGACTTTGCACATGCGGCAACGGCTACCAACAAGTTGATGACTACTGCGCTCCAA GTTTGGGCGGGACCTGCACGGCTAATACTGACTGCATCATCAACAACACCGTCTGCGCCAGCGGAGCCACCGGGCTGACCTGCCAGTGCCAGGAGTCCTATGTGGAGTACGATGCCGAATGCTGGGAGA ATTCTAAAGGCTACAATGCCAATTGCACAATCGACGCACAGTGCGTGGCCGCACTGGGTTCCAGCGGGGCATGTCTAAACGGCGTGTGCCTGTGCGGCGTCAATTTCCACTATCGGGATGGAGCTTGCTGGCCCATGACAGGTACCTTTACAAGTACAGTTAAGCAGCGCGGCGAGCTTCGAGCAGACGACTGTCAACTTACTTAA
- the LOC141444671 gene encoding uncharacterized protein — MMAQAILTFSPHNGWSVSLSYRDKKVAHWVMQVVGAILATTGSIIRISNIATNFQSPHGILGLIAMILTFISLIGGAINLYTKKTVFTTIIHSCAGSLTLAAAFLALCLGFDKFVFRNVMGDTVANLSIALTAIGLVGTLMQLPFPMEKGCLDDKVNVTSLLHWQKIKLHHLDRHFV, encoded by the exons ATGATGGCCCAAGCTATCCTCACCTTCAGCCCCCACAATGGGTGGTCCGTGTCTCTCTCTTATCGTGACAAGAAGGTCGCCCACTGGGTCATGCAGGTCGTCGGAGCAATCTTGGCTACCACAGGCAGTATTATCAGGATCAGCAATATCGCTACCAATTTTCAGTCGCCTCATGGAATACTGG GGCTCATTGCTATGATCCTGACCTTCATCAGCCTCATCGGAGGAGCCATCAACCTGTACACGAAGAAGACCGTCTTCACCACGATCATCCACTCTTGCGCAGGGTCGTTGACGTTAGCGGCAGCGTTCCTTGCTCTTTGCCTAGGTTTCGATAAATTCGTCTTCAGAAACGTAATGGGTGACACAGTTGCTAATCTGTCTATTGCGTTGACAGCGATAGGTTTAGTAGGTACGCTCATGCAGCTTCCATTTCCAATGGAAAAAGGTTGTTTAGACGATAAAGTAAATGTTACTTCTCTGCTGCATTGGCAGAAAATAAAGCTGCATCACCTGGACCGCcattttgtgtaa